From a region of the Hemibagrus wyckioides isolate EC202008001 linkage group LG14, SWU_Hwy_1.0, whole genome shotgun sequence genome:
- the LOC131364851 gene encoding protocadherin gamma-A11-like, translating to MECGYSRTSRIYRYFILSFACLLLLSDVVSTHIRYSLQEESKIGTILGNIGKDLGIESSALTERNLRMVTGSKQELFQVNQKEGSLFVNRRIDREELCATSNPCLISMKAVIENPLEMHQITVEIVDVNDNAPTFIDNVYNLETLESAMTGTRYQLESAHDPDIGTNALQSYKLTQNPSFRLETDDFGDGGKVPVLVLQRLLDRENSARHTLILTAIDGGKPQKTGTLTINVIVSDINDNAPNCGKQKYTVTVKEDAPDGTLLLRINATDMDEGENGEIEYSLRSKFRNGASDLFDLHNKTGELRIKGGLNFEEKQVYELKILAADKGAVSLSTQCNVLVKVEDVNDNRPEIDVTSLSDRIYEDARPGTVVALMGVTDMDSGVNGQVVCSLPENLPFELKQSSDSNFYSLVTKWNLDKESKSFYDIAITAKDLGTPPQSSTKIIHVELMDVNDNSPVFIQSPYNFYVAENNKPGMLVFSVSAADSDEGENARVSYSIDHVNSDQIVTSFININDESGAVFALKSFDFESMKMFQFHVLATDSGTPSLSSNVTVNVFIMDQNDNVPVISYPISANGSADGVEEIPRNANAGHFVTKVRAYDADIGYNGWLLFSLQEVSDHSLFGMDRYTGQIRTLRPFTETDDSEHKLVIIVKDNGNISLSATATVILKLVEPKEAFAASDIKSSVKNVQENNVTFYLIITLGSVSFLFILSIIVLIVMQCSKSTNNSSKYLQDTNYDGTLCHSIQYRSGDKRYMLVGPRTSIGSTLVPGSNGNTLLVRDRRRRTSEEVRAD from the coding sequence ATGGAGTGTGGATATTCAAGAACAAGCAGGatatacagatattttattCTCAGTTTTGCGTGTCTTTTGCTTCTTTCCGACGTCGTGTCAACCCACATACGTTATTCTCTCCAAGAGGAATCAAAGATTGGGACCATTTTAGGAAATATAGGCAAAGATTTGGGCATTGAGTCGTCGGCGCTGACAGAGAGGAATCTGCGAATGGTGACTGGGTCAAAACAAGAGCTTTTTCAGGTAAACCAAAAAGAAGGTTCATTGTTCGTGAATCGTAGAATTGACAGAGAGGAGCTGTGCGCTACGAGTAACCCGTGTCTTATCAGTATGAAGGCGGTGATAGAGAATCCTCTCGAAATGCATCAAATAACAGTGGAAATTGTAGATGTGAATGATAATGCACCTACATTTATAGACAATGTTTACAATTTGGAGACACTTGAAAGTGCAATGACTGGGACAAGGTATCAGCTGGAAAGTGCACACGATCCAGATATCGGCACCAATGCCTTGCAGTCTTACAAATTAACGCAAAACCCGTCCTTCCGTTTAGAAACAGACGATTTTGGAGATGGGGGAAAAGTCCCTGTCCTCGTTTTACAAAGACTTTTGGACCGGGAAAATAGCGCAAGGCATACTTTAATATTAACCGCTATAGATGGGGGAAAGCCGCAAAAAACAGGAACTCTAACTATTAATGTTATTGTGTCAGACATCAATGATAACGCACCTAATTGCGGTAAACAGAAATATACAGTAACAGTGAAAGAAGACGCTCCTGATGGCACTTTATTACTACGGATTAACGCGACGGATATGGATGAAGGAGAGAATGGGGAAATTGAATACTCACTACGAAGTAAGTTTAGAAATGGCGCATCAGACCTCTTTGatttacacaacaaaacaggagaaCTACGAATTAAAGGTGGTCTTAATTTTGAGGAAAAACAAGTATACGAGCTAAAAATTTTGGCGGCCGATAAAGGAGCGGTGTCGCTGTCCACACAGTGTAACGTGCTTGTGAAAGTGGAAGATGTGAATGATAATCGACCGGAAATAGACGTCACCTCCTTATCTGACCGTATTTATGAGGACGCACGTCCCGGTACCGTAGTTGCTTTGATGGGAGTGACAGACATGGATTCCGGTGTTAATGGGCAGGTAGTGTGCTCTTTACCAGAGAACCTACCATTTGAACTTAAGCAGTCATCCGATTCAAATTTTTATTCCTTGGTTACAAAATGGAATTTAGATAAAGAGTCAAAGTCGTTTTACGATATTGCTATAACAGCGAAAGATTTGGGAACTCCCCCTCAATCATCAACAAAGATAATTCATGTTGAATTGATGGATGTCAATGACAACAGCCCAGTGTTCATCCAAAGCCCATACAACTTCTATGTAGCTGAAAACAACAAACCGGGCATGTTGGTTTTCTCGGTGAGCGCAGCTGACTCAGATGAGGGTGAAAACGCAAGAGTCTCATACTCAATAGATCATGTCAACTCAGACCAAATTGTGACATCATTCATCAACATTAATGACGAAAGCGGTGCAGTTTTTGCGCTCAAAAGCTTTGACTTTGAGTCAATGAAAATGTTTCAGTTCCATGTGCTTGCTACAGACTCTGGAACTCCGTCACTAAGCAGCAACGTCACAGTGAATGTGTTCATTATGGATCAGAATGATAACGTTCCAGTGATCTCATATCCAATCAGTGCTAATGGATCTGCTGATGGTGTAGAGGAGATTCCCCGCAATGCCAACGCAGGACATTTCGTGACTAAAGTGAGAGCCTATGACGCTGATATTGGATACAACGGTTGGTTGTTATTTTCACTGCAGGAAGTGAGTGACCACAGTCTCTTTGGTATGGACCGCTATACAGGACAGATAAGGACCCTTCGACCATTTACAGAAACTGATGACTCTGAACATAAACTGGTCATAATTGTCAAAGACAATGGAAACATTTCACTTTCAGCAACAGCGACTGTGATTTTAAAACTTGTTGAACCCAAAGAGGCTTTTGCAGCTTCTGATATTAAAAGTTCAGTTAAGAATGTACAAGAAAATAACGTCACATTTTATTTGATCATCACATTGGgctctgtttcatttctttttatcctAAGTATCATAGTTCTGATTGTAATGCAGTGCTCCAAATCTACAAACAATTCTTCCAAATATTTACAAGATACAAATTACGATGGGACACTGTGTCACAGCATCCAGTACAGATCCGGAGATAAACGCTACATGTTAGTTGGACCCAGAACGAGTATCGGTTCTACTCTAGTTCCAGGAAGCAATGGAAATACTCTACTTGTGCGTGATCGAAGGAGGAGAACTTCTGAAGAGGTAAGAGCTGACTAA